The following proteins are encoded in a genomic region of Candidatus Nealsonbacteria bacterium:
- a CDS encoding heavy metal translocating P-type ATPase, translated as MNNKKFKVSGMDCASCALSIEKSLKKISGVKEASVNFVSGKVSVESDNVSDEEIKKAITEAGNYKIIEAGDIKSITLKISGMDCASCSLKIEKGLKSIDGVKSASVNYASGKAIIEYDSALVGLSKIKGIIKKTGYSVVDEKEKDPEGEELKSASFKMWFSVFFGSINMTLMMVMMFVPIPHHFIITVILAFPVIFFAGWDTHKSALRSVRNLSPNMDTLVTMGTLIPYLLSFLGFIYPNITTFVEMATSILTFHLVGRFLEARAKGRASSAIKKLIELGAKNARIIENGEEKEIPVEELKIDDVMVVRPGEKIPTDGVVVSGESYIDESMATGESLPVTRKEGDAVIGSTINKQGFLKIRVTKVGKDTFLSQIIKLVEECQGSKVPIQEFVDKITGYFVPAVIVLAISTFASWMIFPEFHLSIAEFFNFPWTTLDAPILTLAILATTAVLVISCPCALGLATPTALMVGSGLGAERGILIRNGEAIQTMKDVSVVVFDKTGTITKGKPDVTDIISYAGFSEDDILFYTASIEYLSEHPLAYAIVQRAKSKKINLADVKGFSSISGKGVVGKIEDKEILIGNRALMEEKGIDNKDYYKDQEKLEIEGKTAMIVSIEGRVAGIIAVADTIKEGSEEAIKEIKEMGISTAIITGDNERTAKAIAQKVGIDHVISGVLPDGKVDEVKKLQEKFGTVSMVGDGINDAPALKQANVGIAIGTGTDIAIESADIILIRGDLGGVVSAIKLSNETFKKIKQNYFWAWFYNAVAIPAAVFGLLHPIIGAGAMALSSLNVVLNSLRLKKAKI; from the coding sequence ATGAATAACAAAAAATTCAAAGTATCGGGAATGGACTGCGCTTCTTGCGCGTTGAGTATAGAAAAATCCCTTAAGAAAATTAGTGGTGTAAAGGAGGCCAGTGTTAACTTTGTATCTGGTAAAGTCTCTGTTGAATCTGATAACGTTTCAGATGAAGAAATCAAGAAAGCAATAACTGAGGCGGGTAATTACAAGATTATTGAGGCGGGCGATATTAAATCCATTACCCTTAAAATATCGGGAATGGATTGCGCTTCTTGTTCTTTAAAGATTGAAAAAGGACTTAAGAGTATTGATGGTGTTAAGAGTGCTAGTGTTAATTACGCTAGTGGTAAGGCGATAATAGAATATGATTCAGCTCTGGTTGGCTTGAGTAAAATTAAGGGTATTATTAAAAAGACTGGATATAGTGTTGTTGATGAAAAAGAGAAGGACCCAGAAGGTGAAGAATTGAAGAGTGCATCATTTAAAATGTGGTTCTCAGTTTTCTTTGGCAGCATTAACATGACTTTAATGATGGTTATGATGTTTGTTCCGATTCCGCACCATTTTATTATAACCGTAATTCTAGCTTTCCCAGTAATATTTTTTGCTGGTTGGGATACTCACAAAAGCGCTTTACGTTCAGTTAGGAACTTAAGTCCTAATATGGATACCCTTGTTACTATGGGAACTTTGATTCCTTATCTTTTGAGTTTTTTGGGATTCATTTATCCTAATATAACAACTTTTGTTGAAATGGCCACCTCTATTCTAACCTTTCATTTAGTCGGAAGATTTCTTGAAGCAAGAGCTAAAGGAAGAGCAAGTTCAGCTATTAAGAAGCTTATAGAACTCGGCGCTAAAAATGCTCGGATTATTGAAAATGGGGAAGAGAAAGAAATTCCTGTTGAGGAATTAAAGATTGATGATGTAATGGTTGTCAGGCCGGGAGAAAAGATTCCAACTGATGGAGTTGTGGTTTCAGGAGAAAGCTATATCGATGAATCAATGGCAACGGGGGAATCCTTACCTGTTACCAGAAAAGAAGGCGATGCGGTAATTGGATCAACTATTAACAAACAAGGGTTTTTAAAGATTAGGGTTACTAAAGTAGGGAAAGATACTTTTCTTTCGCAAATTATAAAATTAGTTGAAGAATGTCAGGGTAGTAAAGTTCCGATTCAAGAATTTGTAGATAAGATAACTGGGTATTTTGTTCCAGCAGTTATTGTTCTAGCAATTAGTACTTTTGCATCTTGGATGATTTTTCCTGAGTTTCACTTATCAATAGCTGAATTTTTCAATTTCCCTTGGACGACCTTAGATGCTCCTATTTTGACTCTAGCGATATTAGCAACAACTGCAGTTCTAGTTATATCTTGCCCTTGTGCACTAGGCCTTGCTACTCCTACCGCTTTAATGGTTGGATCAGGGCTTGGAGCTGAAAGAGGGATATTGATAAGAAACGGAGAGGCAATTCAAACAATGAAAGATGTTTCGGTAGTTGTTTTTGATAAAACGGGAACTATTACCAAGGGTAAGCCTGATGTAACTGATATTATCTCTTATGCCGGTTTTTCAGAAGATGATATTCTTTTTTACACCGCATCAATAGAGTATTTATCAGAACATCCTTTGGCTTATGCAATTGTTCAGCGAGCCAAGTCAAAAAAAATCAATTTAGCTGATGTTAAAGGATTTTCATCTATTTCAGGCAAAGGAGTGGTTGGTAAAATTGAAGATAAAGAAATTTTGATTGGTAACAGAGCCTTGATGGAGGAGAAGGGTATTGATAATAAAGACTATTACAAAGATCAGGAGAAGCTTGAGATTGAGGGAAAGACGGCAATGATAGTTTCAATAGAGGGAAGAGTTGCTGGAATTATTGCCGTTGCTGACACTATAAAAGAAGGATCTGAAGAGGCGATAAAAGAGATTAAAGAAATGGGAATTAGTACTGCCATAATAACGGGGGATAATGAACGTACAGCTAAGGCAATAGCTCAAAAGGTTGGAATAGACCATGTGATTTCAGGGGTTTTGCCCGATGGTAAGGTTGATGAAGTAAAGAAGCTTCAAGAAAAATTCGGAACCGTTTCTATGGTCGGGGATGGAATAAATGATGCACCAGCTCTAAAACAGGCCAATGTCGGAATTGCAATTGGGACCGGAACTGATATCGCAATAGAATCAGCTGACATTATTTTAATAAGAGGTGATTTAGGGGGAGTTGTATCAGCTATCAAGCTATCGAATGAAACTTTTAAGAAGATAAAGCAGAACTACTTTTGGGCATGGTTTTATAACGCTGTTGCTATTCCAGCTGCAGTCTTTGGGTTACTTCATCCAATAATTGGGGCAGGAGCAATGGCTTTGAGTTCATTGAACGTGGTGCTTAATTCTCTTAGATTGAAGAAAGCTAAGATATAG